A stretch of Haloprofundus halophilus DNA encodes these proteins:
- a CDS encoding DUF7563 family protein — protein sequence MPTCDHCGSHVSERFARVFADEYGRLMACPACSANAGIADVARHRARNA from the coding sequence ATGCCAACCTGCGACCACTGCGGGTCGCACGTCTCCGAACGTTTCGCGCGGGTGTTTGCCGACGAGTACGGGCGTCTAATGGCCTGTCCAGCTTGCTCGGCGAACGCCGGTATCGCGGACGTCGCGCGACATCGCGCCCGCAACGCGTAA
- a CDS encoding cation diffusion facilitator family transporter translates to MAGSKSVVIAALIANGAIAVMKFLGYLLTGSPSMLSETYHSISDTGNQVFLLVGIRYSGRDPSRQHPFGYGKSQFFYSFLVAVMLFGIAGWESLKHGYGAIMHPGHGAEYQVIDFLGFSFNSVWVNVVVLVGAIGFETYAFVKANGELQRQIDEYGWSGVPEAFRRTSDVTTLTAYTEDAIALGGAAIALVGVLLSYFLDAPIYDAVASLVIGFLLMGFAVALAWENKRLLIGESLPSDVEEKLEAVIAEHPGVTGIDSFRSVFVGAQKALVTAEVQFDKDFDTGDLDADIAEIKSKLEAADNRVSYINIEPET, encoded by the coding sequence ATGGCAGGAAGCAAGTCGGTCGTCATCGCCGCGCTGATAGCCAACGGGGCGATCGCGGTGATGAAGTTTCTCGGCTATCTGCTGACCGGCAGTCCCTCGATGCTCTCCGAGACGTATCACTCCATCTCCGACACCGGTAATCAGGTGTTCCTGCTGGTCGGTATCCGCTACAGCGGGAGAGACCCGAGCAGACAGCACCCGTTCGGCTACGGCAAATCGCAGTTTTTCTACAGTTTCCTCGTCGCGGTGATGCTGTTCGGTATCGCCGGATGGGAGAGCCTCAAACACGGTTACGGCGCTATCATGCATCCCGGACACGGAGCCGAGTATCAGGTAATCGACTTTCTCGGATTTAGCTTCAACTCCGTCTGGGTGAACGTCGTCGTCCTCGTCGGCGCGATCGGCTTCGAGACGTATGCGTTCGTGAAAGCAAACGGGGAACTCCAGCGACAGATAGACGAGTACGGCTGGAGCGGCGTCCCCGAGGCGTTCCGCAGGACCAGCGACGTGACGACGCTGACGGCGTACACCGAAGACGCCATCGCGCTCGGCGGTGCGGCCATCGCGCTCGTCGGTGTGCTGCTGTCGTACTTCCTCGACGCACCCATCTACGACGCCGTCGCGTCGCTCGTCATCGGGTTCCTGCTGATGGGCTTCGCCGTCGCGCTGGCGTGGGAGAACAAGCGTCTGCTCATCGGCGAGAGTCTGCCGTCGGACGTCGAAGAGAAGCTCGAAGCGGTCATCGCCGAGCATCCGGGCGTGACGGGAATTGACAGTTTCCGCTCGGTGTTCGTCGGGGCGCAGAAGGCGCTCGTCACCGCGGAGGTGCAGTTCGACAAGGACTTCGACACCGGCGACCTCGACGCGGACATCGCGGAGATAAAGTCGAAACTCGAAGCGGCGGACAACCGCGTCTCGTACATCAACATCGAACCCGAGACGTGA
- the samp2 gene encoding ubiquitin-like small modifier protein SAMP2, which translates to MDVSVEIVGEESREVAVDDDATYADLVSAVGLSPHEVSVLVDGRPVPEDQPVEADRVKVLRLIKGG; encoded by the coding sequence ATGGACGTGAGCGTGGAGATAGTCGGGGAGGAGAGCCGCGAGGTGGCCGTCGACGACGACGCGACGTACGCCGACCTCGTCTCGGCCGTCGGCCTCAGCCCCCACGAGGTGTCGGTGCTCGTCGACGGCCGGCCGGTGCCCGAGGACCAACCCGTCGAGGCCGACCGGGTGAAGGTGCTTCGACTCATCAAGGGCGGATGA
- a CDS encoding GIY-YIG nuclease family protein yields the protein MHYVYVVECADGSYYTGYTTDVQRRVEQHNAGDGAKYTRGRTPVELVHSETYASKSTAMSREYEIKQLSRRQKERLVDG from the coding sequence GTGCACTACGTCTACGTCGTCGAGTGCGCCGACGGCAGTTACTACACCGGGTACACGACCGACGTGCAGCGCCGCGTCGAACAGCACAACGCCGGCGACGGCGCGAAGTACACCCGCGGACGGACCCCCGTCGAACTCGTCCACTCGGAGACGTACGCGTCGAAGTCGACGGCGATGAGCCGCGAGTACGAGATCAAACAGCTCTCGCGGCGACAGAAGGAACGACTCGTCGACGGCTGA
- a CDS encoding DUF1931 family protein: MADLIVKAAVKEALDDKNVASDFYDALDEEVKELLDDAARRAEANDRKTVQPRDL; encoded by the coding sequence ATGGCAGACCTTATCGTCAAGGCAGCTGTTAAGGAAGCGCTCGATGACAAAAACGTCGCGTCGGACTTCTACGACGCGCTCGACGAGGAAGTCAAAGAGCTCCTCGACGACGCCGCCCGTCGCGCCGAGGCTAACGACCGAAAGACGGTCCAGCCGCGCGACCTCTAA
- the rpiA gene encoding ribose-5-phosphate isomerase RpiA: MKTTGGSDEAKRRAGESAADLVADGMVVGLGTGSTAAHAIRALGRAVDAGLDVRGVPTSFASRELAREVGVPLVTLDDVDGVDLAIDGADQVAGFDLVKGGGAAHAREKVVDTFADRFVVVADPSKLAETLSHPVPVEVLPDARSTVAAAVSDAGGDPALREAERKDGPVVTDNGNVVLDCEFGEITDVAALSRTLSAVPGVVEHGLFVGLADEIHVGSDDGVRVETR; the protein is encoded by the coding sequence ATGAAGACGACGGGCGGCAGCGACGAGGCGAAACGACGCGCGGGCGAGAGTGCGGCCGACCTCGTGGCCGACGGGATGGTCGTCGGACTCGGGACGGGCAGTACGGCGGCGCACGCGATTCGCGCGCTCGGACGAGCGGTCGACGCCGGACTCGACGTGCGCGGCGTCCCCACCTCGTTCGCGTCGCGGGAACTCGCCCGCGAAGTGGGCGTCCCGCTCGTCACGCTCGACGACGTCGACGGCGTCGACCTCGCTATCGACGGTGCGGACCAGGTGGCGGGGTTCGACCTCGTCAAGGGCGGCGGCGCGGCCCACGCCCGCGAGAAAGTCGTCGACACGTTCGCCGACCGGTTCGTCGTCGTCGCCGACCCCTCCAAACTCGCGGAGACGCTCTCGCACCCGGTTCCCGTGGAGGTGCTGCCGGACGCGCGCTCGACCGTCGCCGCCGCCGTCTCCGACGCCGGGGGCGACCCGGCGCTCCGGGAGGCCGAGCGGAAGGACGGGCCGGTCGTCACCGACAACGGCAACGTCGTGCTCGACTGCGAGTTCGGCGAGATAACCGACGTTGCGGCGCTGTCGCGGACGCTCTCGGCGGTCCCCGGCGTCGTCGAACACGGCCTGTTCGTCGGCCTCGCAGACGAGATTCACGTCGGTAGCGACGACGGCGTGCGCGTCGAGACGCGCTAA
- a CDS encoding metallophosphoesterase: MLTVVSDTHATESHRLRGRTLRAVRDAEMVVHAGDFVTETVLDAFVDEAATFRGVCGNNDDAGIRQRLPAARTVEYAGVRFAVTHTRRGGDTALTLFGRERDADAVIFGHSHRPGFDATGPLALLNPGSHAEPRGYRAAHAELTPEGDGLRGRLCTPDGDVFETFRIDPR, encoded by the coding sequence GTGCTCACCGTCGTCTCTGACACACACGCGACCGAATCGCATCGACTGCGAGGCAGAACGTTGCGGGCCGTCCGCGACGCCGAGATGGTCGTCCACGCCGGCGACTTCGTGACCGAGACGGTGCTCGACGCGTTCGTCGACGAGGCCGCGACGTTCCGCGGCGTCTGCGGCAACAACGACGACGCCGGGATTCGCCAGCGACTCCCCGCCGCCCGGACCGTCGAGTACGCCGGAGTCCGATTCGCGGTCACGCACACGCGTCGCGGCGGCGACACGGCGCTCACGCTGTTCGGACGCGAACGCGACGCCGACGCGGTCATCTTCGGCCACAGCCACCGGCCCGGGTTCGACGCGACGGGGCCGCTGGCGCTTCTGAACCCGGGCAGTCACGCCGAACCGCGCGGCTACCGAGCGGCGCACGCCGAGTTGACACCCGAAGGCGACGGCCTCCGTGGTCGTCTCTGCACGCCGGACGGCGACGTGTTCGAGACGTTCCGTATCGACCCGAGGTAA
- a CDS encoding NADPH-dependent FMN reductase, with translation MTRVVAVSGSRRDGSYTREALKYALNAAADVGVETDFIDLGAVDLPLYHPDEDEQGESADLMRRMREADGVLLGSPVYHGSYSSAFRSFHDYCSFDEYEDTVVGLLATAGGGSYGSTLEHMRSTVRGVHGYVVPHQVGIRKAYEKFEDRAEPAANGQPAYELVDEAIEERIEKLGRTVAEHAKQVSAGNSPFANE, from the coding sequence ATGACACGCGTCGTCGCAGTGTCCGGGAGCCGTCGTGACGGCAGCTACACCCGCGAGGCACTGAAGTACGCCCTGAACGCCGCCGCCGACGTCGGCGTCGAGACCGACTTCATCGACCTCGGTGCGGTCGACCTCCCGCTGTACCACCCCGACGAGGACGAGCAAGGCGAGTCCGCCGACCTGATGCGTCGGATGCGCGAGGCCGACGGCGTCCTCCTGGGGTCGCCCGTCTACCACGGCTCGTACTCGTCGGCGTTCCGCAGTTTCCACGACTACTGCTCGTTCGACGAGTACGAGGATACGGTCGTCGGCCTGCTGGCGACGGCCGGCGGCGGCTCCTACGGCAGCACGCTCGAACACATGCGCAGCACGGTCCGCGGCGTCCACGGCTACGTCGTCCCACACCAGGTCGGCATCCGAAAGGCCTACGAGAAGTTCGAAGACCGCGCGGAGCCGGCGGCGAACGGCCAACCGGCGTACGAACTCGTCGACGAGGCTATCGAAGAGCGAATCGAGAAACTCGGCCGGACGGTGGCCGAGCACGCAAAACAGGTGAGCGCCGGAAACAGTCCGTTCGCGAACGAGTAG
- a CDS encoding replication factor C small subunit: MSEAEGTPGREIWIEKYRPQTLDEVVGQDRIVERLQSYIEQRDLPHLLFAGPAGVGKTTCATAIAREVYGDDWRGNFLELNASDERGIDVVRDRIKNFARASFGGHDYRIIFLDEADSLTNDAQSALRRTMEQFADNTRFVLSCNYSSKIIDPIQSRCAVFRFSPLGDDAVEETVRHIAETEGIEVTDDGVDALVYAANGDMRRGINSLQAAATTGETVDEEAVYAITSTARPEDIEEMVTRALDGDFAAARSKLDHLLTDVGMAGGDIIDQLHRSVWEFGLDDRAAVRLMERIGEADYRITEGANEQVQLEALLASLALDD; this comes from the coding sequence ATGAGCGAGGCCGAGGGAACGCCGGGTCGCGAAATCTGGATAGAGAAGTACCGCCCGCAGACGCTCGACGAGGTCGTCGGACAGGACCGAATCGTCGAGCGCCTCCAGAGCTACATCGAACAGCGCGACCTGCCGCACCTGCTGTTCGCGGGGCCGGCGGGCGTCGGGAAGACGACCTGCGCCACCGCCATCGCCCGCGAGGTGTACGGCGACGACTGGCGCGGCAACTTCCTGGAACTCAACGCCTCCGACGAACGCGGTATCGACGTGGTGCGCGACCGCATCAAGAACTTCGCGCGCGCCTCCTTCGGCGGCCACGACTACCGAATCATCTTCCTCGACGAGGCCGACTCGCTGACCAACGACGCCCAGTCGGCGCTGCGCCGGACGATGGAGCAGTTCGCCGACAACACCCGCTTCGTCCTCTCGTGCAACTACTCCTCGAAGATTATCGACCCCATCCAGTCGCGGTGCGCCGTCTTCCGGTTCTCGCCGCTGGGCGACGACGCCGTCGAGGAGACGGTCCGCCACATCGCCGAGACGGAGGGCATCGAGGTGACCGACGACGGCGTCGACGCGCTCGTCTACGCGGCCAACGGCGACATGCGCCGCGGCATCAACTCGCTGCAGGCGGCGGCGACGACCGGCGAGACGGTGGACGAGGAGGCGGTTTACGCTATCACCTCCACCGCCCGCCCCGAGGATATCGAGGAGATGGTGACGCGGGCGCTCGACGGCGATTTCGCGGCCGCGCGGTCGAAACTCGACCACCTGCTCACCGACGTGGGGATGGCCGGCGGCGACATCATCGACCAACTGCACCGTTCGGTGTGGGAGTTCGGTCTCGACGACCGCGCGGCGGTCCGCCTCATGGAACGCATCGGCGAGGCCGACTACCGCATCACCGAGGGCGCGAACGAACAGGTGCAGTTGGAGGCGCTTCTGGCGTCGCTGGCGCTCGACGACTGA
- a CDS encoding GNAT family N-acetyltransferase gives MTDRERAATVRVADGDELVDVMRVLDGAVLELDAETVEAGLGTDSVLVAERGGHVVGALVRDDDHVEAVAVRRQHRAEGIGGALVRDALSRTGHLTAEFDPRVREFYESLGFEIRERNGRLWGEKRNRARD, from the coding sequence GTGACCGACCGAGAGCGAGCGGCGACTGTCAGAGTCGCCGACGGCGACGAACTCGTCGACGTGATGCGCGTCCTCGACGGCGCGGTGCTCGAACTCGACGCCGAGACGGTCGAAGCCGGACTCGGCACCGACTCGGTACTCGTCGCCGAACGGGGCGGCCACGTCGTCGGCGCGCTCGTCCGCGACGACGACCACGTCGAAGCGGTCGCGGTTCGACGACAACACCGAGCCGAAGGGATAGGCGGTGCGCTCGTCCGCGACGCGCTCTCTCGAACCGGCCACCTCACGGCGGAGTTCGACCCGCGGGTGCGCGAGTTCTACGAGTCGCTGGGGTTCGAGATACGCGAGCGGAACGGGCGACTGTGGGGAGAGAAGCGAAATCGCGCGCGCGACTAA
- a CDS encoding ArsR/SmtB family transcription factor translates to MAGLLPSSPDTSDADPGDPRVIGLDSDAADELLSALSSRTARRVLAALHEEPTTPAALAERVDTSLQNAQYHLGSLEEAGIVEVVGTAYSEKGREMKVYGPSDRALVVVAGREEETNGLRALLSRLVGGVGVLGVASLVVDRLLGGPTAEFSPFAMGSDGGAEGQSGEYTAEAGDGGSATGGGGADGDAGDDADSSDTGDDAGDDAGEYDASADGNESVTVSEPTETADGTTAGVQTEATVEEGAATQTPTETARSDAATETYAETATAADDGGTTTQTAADAATEVSGGVFDAGGQSLVDVLVASPGFLFFLGGVAVLLVALYVRSRR, encoded by the coding sequence ATGGCCGGTCTGTTGCCCTCCAGCCCCGACACCTCCGACGCGGACCCCGGCGACCCGCGTGTCATCGGCCTCGACAGCGACGCCGCCGACGAACTGCTCTCGGCGCTGTCGTCGCGGACTGCCCGACGCGTCCTCGCGGCGCTGCACGAGGAACCGACGACGCCCGCCGCCCTCGCCGAGCGCGTGGACACCTCGTTGCAGAACGCCCAGTACCACCTCGGCAGTCTCGAAGAGGCGGGTATCGTCGAAGTCGTCGGTACCGCCTACTCCGAGAAAGGCCGCGAGATGAAGGTGTACGGTCCCTCCGACAGGGCCCTGGTCGTCGTCGCCGGCCGCGAGGAGGAGACGAACGGGCTCCGGGCGCTCCTCTCTCGACTCGTCGGCGGTGTCGGTGTGCTCGGGGTCGCCAGCCTCGTCGTCGACCGACTGCTCGGCGGCCCGACCGCCGAGTTCTCGCCGTTCGCCATGGGGTCCGACGGCGGGGCGGAGGGACAGAGCGGCGAGTACACCGCGGAGGCGGGTGATGGCGGCAGTGCGACCGGCGGAGGTGGTGCAGACGGCGACGCAGGAGACGACGCGGACAGCAGCGACACAGGAGACGACGCGGGCGACGACGCCGGAGAGTACGACGCGAGCGCCGACGGTAACGAGAGTGTGACGGTCTCGGAACCGACCGAGACCGCGGACGGGACGACCGCCGGGGTACAGACGGAGGCGACTGTCGAGGAGGGTGCGGCGACGCAGACGCCGACGGAGACGGCCCGGTCCGACGCGGCGACGGAGACGTACGCCGAGACGGCGACGGCGGCCGACGACGGGGGAACGACGACGCAGACGGCCGCCGACGCCGCGACCGAGGTTTCGGGCGGCGTCTTCGACGCCGGCGGGCAGTCGCTCGTCGACGTCCTCGTCGCCTCGCCGGGGTTTCTGTTCTTTCTCGGCGGCGTCGCGGTGCTTCTGGTCGCGCTGTACGTCCGCTCGCGGCGATAG
- a CDS encoding helix-turn-helix domain-containing protein, which yields MAVVTELHVASDSFPLGTLLTANDEFHVEFERLVPAGGQVLPIFWAWGGEFDSFESRVRSSRFVDDLTVVERVQGRTLYSVVWNSDVYGFVDGLAEANGVILHARGYDDQSWNFRLLFHSHERLSSFHDYFLAHDVPFTLGRLQTLSEANLRDERIDLTNEQREALFLAFERGYFDSPSRVTLTELADELEITQQALSQRIRRGNEQLLEHLFADELYA from the coding sequence ATGGCCGTCGTCACCGAACTCCACGTCGCGTCGGATTCGTTCCCGCTGGGGACGCTGCTCACCGCGAACGACGAGTTCCACGTCGAGTTCGAGCGCCTCGTCCCGGCGGGCGGACAGGTGCTCCCCATCTTCTGGGCGTGGGGCGGCGAGTTCGACTCGTTCGAGTCCCGCGTCCGTTCGAGTCGGTTCGTCGACGACCTGACTGTCGTCGAGCGCGTCCAGGGGCGGACGCTCTACTCCGTCGTCTGGAACTCCGACGTGTACGGCTTCGTCGACGGGTTGGCGGAGGCCAACGGCGTGATTCTCCACGCGCGCGGCTACGACGACCAGAGCTGGAACTTCCGTCTGTTGTTTCACTCCCACGAGCGGCTCTCGTCGTTTCACGACTACTTCCTGGCTCACGACGTTCCGTTCACGCTCGGTCGCTTACAGACGCTGAGCGAGGCGAACCTCCGCGACGAACGCATCGACTTGACGAACGAACAGCGCGAAGCGCTGTTTCTGGCGTTCGAGCGCGGCTACTTCGACTCGCCGAGTCGCGTGACGTTGACGGAACTCGCCGACGAACTCGAAATCACCCAGCAGGCGCTCTCACAGCGCATCCGCCGCGGCAACGAACAACTGCTCGAACACCTGTTCGCCGACGAACTGTACGCGTGA
- a CDS encoding phosphoglucomutase/phosphomannomutase family protein — protein sequence MDAISFGTDGWRATLDTFTDDRVRIVGQAVADYLRDEGYDDPVAVGYDARESSPGFAESLAEVLADNGFDVLLPERDCPTPVLAWNIVSRGLSGALMVTASHNPPEYNGVKFIPEDGAPALPEVTTAVEERLAEPRDPVDDRGEVRRVDFVTEHAEHARDLVEADLSGTTVVYDAMHGSGRGVTDALLESAGAEVIRLRCDDDPTFGGESPEPSEELLGDLVDAVSERDAALGIANDGDADRLAVVTPERGFLDENLFFAALYDALLEADSGPAIRTVSTTFLIDRIAEAHGEEVFETAVGFKWVAQAMGEHDALVGGEESGGFSVRGHIREKDGVLVSLLAAAIAAEEPFDSRVDRLEAEHGEIHADKVSVDCPDSEKARVLDDLSDEIPDEVAGREVSKVVTLDGFKLLLEDGSWLLVRPSGTEPKMRVYAESESADSVTDLLVEGRKLVASFV from the coding sequence ATGGACGCGATCTCTTTCGGCACCGACGGATGGCGAGCGACGCTCGACACGTTCACCGACGACCGAGTCCGCATCGTCGGACAGGCAGTCGCCGACTACCTCCGCGACGAGGGGTACGACGACCCCGTCGCCGTGGGCTACGACGCCCGCGAGTCCTCGCCCGGTTTCGCCGAGAGCCTCGCCGAGGTGCTCGCGGACAACGGCTTCGACGTACTGCTGCCGGAGCGCGACTGCCCGACGCCCGTTCTCGCGTGGAACATCGTCTCGCGCGGCCTCTCGGGCGCGCTGATGGTGACGGCGTCGCACAACCCGCCGGAGTACAACGGCGTGAAGTTCATCCCCGAGGACGGCGCGCCCGCGCTCCCCGAGGTGACGACGGCCGTCGAGGAGCGCCTCGCCGAGCCGCGCGACCCCGTCGACGACCGCGGCGAGGTGCGGCGCGTCGACTTCGTCACCGAGCACGCCGAGCACGCCCGCGACCTCGTCGAAGCCGACCTCTCGGGGACGACCGTCGTCTACGACGCGATGCACGGCAGCGGCCGCGGCGTCACCGACGCCCTGCTCGAATCCGCCGGGGCCGAGGTGATCCGCCTCCGCTGCGACGACGACCCGACGTTCGGCGGCGAGTCGCCCGAGCCGAGCGAGGAACTACTCGGTGACCTCGTCGACGCCGTCTCCGAACGCGACGCGGCCCTCGGCATCGCCAACGACGGCGACGCCGACCGGCTCGCCGTCGTCACGCCCGAACGCGGCTTCCTCGACGAGAACCTCTTCTTCGCCGCGCTGTACGACGCGCTGCTCGAAGCGGACTCGGGCCCCGCGATTCGGACGGTGTCGACGACGTTCCTCATCGACCGCATCGCCGAGGCCCACGGCGAGGAAGTGTTCGAGACGGCGGTCGGCTTCAAGTGGGTCGCGCAGGCGATGGGCGAACACGACGCGCTCGTCGGCGGCGAGGAGTCGGGCGGCTTCAGCGTCCGCGGCCACATCCGCGAGAAAGACGGCGTCCTCGTCTCGCTTCTCGCGGCCGCCATCGCCGCCGAGGAGCCGTTCGACTCGCGGGTCGACCGCCTCGAAGCCGAACACGGCGAGATTCACGCCGACAAGGTGAGCGTCGACTGTCCCGACTCCGAGAAAGCCCGCGTCCTCGACGACCTCTCCGACGAGATTCCGGACGAGGTCGCGGGCCGCGAGGTGTCGAAAGTCGTCACGCTCGACGGGTTCAAACTGCTGCTCGAAGACGGGTCGTGGCTGCTCGTCCGCCCGAGCGGGACGGAGCCGAAGATGCGCGTCTACGCCGAGTCGGAGAGCGCCGACAGCGTCACCGACCTGCTCGTCGAGGGGCGGAAACTCGTCGCGTCCTTCGTCTGA
- a CDS encoding DUF7859 family protein: MSDSSSVVVQGSLVDTVVDALGNDPVFVGLVVAMLLFVFFAYLFVRRTVTGLQQGYQEGRRR, from the coding sequence ATGTCCGATTCGTCGTCCGTCGTCGTCCAGGGCTCCCTCGTCGACACCGTCGTCGACGCGCTCGGTAACGACCCGGTGTTCGTCGGTCTCGTCGTCGCCATGTTGCTCTTCGTCTTCTTCGCGTATCTCTTCGTCCGGCGGACGGTCACCGGTCTCCAGCAGGGGTACCAGGAAGGACGCCGACGCTGA
- the arsN2 gene encoding arsenic resistance N-acetyltransferase ArsN2, whose product MSRNLSVRPASKSALDSVASMLRRAGLPADDVRTAPAQFFVAAVDGETVGVSGVELHGDAALLRSVTVEADARGRGYGRVLAAAAADHAAERDVETLYLLTETAAGYFESLGFRRCERDDAPAPIRETTQFADLCPESAVCMRAQTAAVLEAARDGGRTD is encoded by the coding sequence ATGTCTCGCAACCTCTCTGTCCGACCGGCCTCGAAGTCGGCGCTCGACTCCGTCGCGTCGATGCTCCGACGGGCCGGCCTCCCGGCGGACGACGTGCGGACCGCGCCCGCGCAGTTCTTCGTCGCCGCCGTCGACGGCGAGACCGTCGGCGTCAGCGGGGTCGAACTGCACGGGGACGCCGCCCTTCTCCGTTCGGTGACCGTCGAAGCGGACGCCCGCGGGAGGGGATACGGACGCGTCCTCGCCGCTGCGGCCGCCGACCACGCCGCGGAGCGGGACGTCGAGACGCTGTATCTCCTCACCGAGACCGCGGCCGGTTACTTCGAGTCGCTCGGTTTCCGACGGTGCGAACGAGACGACGCCCCCGCGCCGATACGGGAGACGACACAGTTCGCCGACCTCTGTCCCGAATCGGCCGTCTGCATGCGCGCTCAGACCGCGGCGGTCCTCGAAGCCGCCCGCGACGGCGGTCGGACCGATTAG
- the larB gene encoding nickel pincer cofactor biosynthesis protein LarB, whose protein sequence is MRDILESVAAGELSPATAEARLSGYASTDAGRFDAAREHRRGVPEAILADGKTPEETASLVLTALETTGRALVTRTDEADVAAVRARVDAEAPDATVETDERARTLVARAPDHERPSLDATVAVVTAGTSDAAAAGEATTVLREMGATVDCIDDVGVANIDRVLDQREALRAADVLVVAAGREGALPTVVAGMVDAPVIALPVAVGYGFGGDGDAALAGMLQSCSVLSVVNVDAGFVAGAQAGLVARAVSAARGA, encoded by the coding sequence ATGCGAGACATTTTGGAATCAGTCGCGGCCGGCGAACTCTCGCCGGCGACGGCCGAGGCCCGACTGTCGGGCTACGCGAGTACCGACGCGGGGCGCTTCGACGCCGCCCGCGAGCACCGACGCGGCGTGCCGGAGGCGATTCTCGCAGACGGCAAAACGCCCGAGGAGACGGCGTCGCTCGTGCTCACGGCGCTCGAAACGACCGGCCGAGCGCTCGTCACCCGCACCGACGAGGCCGACGTCGCGGCCGTCCGCGCGCGCGTCGACGCGGAGGCCCCCGACGCGACAGTCGAGACCGACGAGCGCGCGCGGACACTCGTGGCGCGCGCGCCGGACCACGAGCGTCCGTCGCTCGATGCCACCGTCGCGGTCGTCACCGCCGGGACCTCCGACGCGGCAGCGGCGGGCGAGGCGACGACGGTGCTCCGCGAGATGGGCGCGACGGTCGACTGCATCGACGACGTGGGCGTCGCCAACATCGACCGCGTGCTCGACCAGCGCGAGGCGCTCCGCGCGGCCGACGTGCTCGTCGTCGCCGCCGGGCGGGAGGGAGCGCTGCCCACCGTCGTCGCCGGGATGGTCGACGCCCCCGTCATCGCGCTGCCCGTCGCCGTCGGCTACGGCTTCGGCGGCGATGGGGACGCGGCGCTCGCGGGGATGCTCCAGTCGTGTTCGGTGCTCTCTGTCGTCAACGTCGACGCCGGCTTCGTCGCGGGCGCGCAGGCCGGTCTCGTCGCGCGTGCCGTCTCCGCCGCGCGCGGGGCGTAG
- a CDS encoding DUF7344 domain-containing protein: MSDDAVPTDPLSRVIRSRTVSRTDEELLDAFADPVRRRTLSYLYSVSRPAVSTAELAERCADAEDADPEDADPEAAERLELALHHTHLPKLDDAGLLDYRAGAREVRGLHEEAVEASVAQLTATLSDVVATERTY; this comes from the coding sequence ATGTCGGATGACGCGGTTCCTACCGACCCTCTGTCGAGGGTAATCCGAAGCCGAACAGTCTCCCGTACGGACGAGGAACTGCTCGACGCCTTCGCGGACCCGGTCCGCCGACGGACCCTCTCGTATCTGTACTCCGTGTCTCGGCCCGCCGTCTCGACGGCCGAACTCGCCGAACGGTGCGCCGACGCTGAGGACGCGGATCCCGAGGACGCGGACCCCGAAGCCGCAGAACGGCTCGAGCTCGCACTTCACCACACGCACCTTCCGAAACTCGACGACGCGGGGCTGCTCGACTACCGAGCCGGGGCGCGTGAGGTACGCGGACTCCACGAGGAGGCCGTCGAAGCGAGCGTCGCCCAGTTGACCGCCACGCTCTCCGACGTCGTCGCCACCGAACGGACGTACTGA